A section of the Methanococcus vannielii SB genome encodes:
- a CDS encoding exodeoxyribonuclease VII small subunit has product MEKYEDLIENLENIVNLMENEELSLEEAMKNYEKGIILCNKLYKMLNEADGKIKILSKSFEVDFLDE; this is encoded by the coding sequence ATGGAAAAATACGAAGATTTGATCGAAAACCTCGAAAATATTGTAAATTTAATGGAAAATGAAGAATTATCTCTTGAAGAAGCAATGAAAAACTATGAAAAAGGAATAATTTTATGCAACAAACTATATAAAATGTTGAATGAAGCTGATGGAAAAATAAAAATACTTTCAAAATCTTTTGAAGTAGATTTTTTAGACGAATAA
- the uvrC gene encoding excinuclease ABC subunit UvrC translates to MINLSVIPKEPGCYIYRDIEKNIIYVGKAKNLKKRISSYFSKKNHDTKTQNLVKSIFDIEFIVTNNEIEALLLESILIKKHSPKYNIDLKDSKNYAYIYISEENFPRIGISRNKSEKGKFYGPFISAKERDYVLDILKKTFKIRSCKNMQKRPCLRHHIKNCTAPCTGNIASKKYLDQIKKAEYILKGNIESLISKLKDEMIIKSKNLQFEEAILIREEISAIENLKTKQNINRQKNYDEDIIAYIEKDGNIHIIVFNVLKGTLYDKKYFKFEYVENFFEEFLIQYYSENRPPSEIIISGFPKDFEDFSKEYNPNALLEFLSKKRESKVSFKVPKKGEKKELLNLAMKNLEILVLGNDLKVEALKNKLMLENPPKVIECFDISHLSGNFTVASMVQFRDGKADKKNYRRYKIKTVTGIDDFKSISEVVFRRYSKLLKENSKMPDLIIIDGGKGQLSSAFYELKKLNLKIPVVSIAKREEEIYAPGTENALPITKNEKASLFIQEIRDEAHRFAITYNKLLRKKDLIK, encoded by the coding sequence ATGATTAATCTATCAGTTATTCCAAAAGAACCAGGATGCTACATATATAGGGATATTGAAAAAAATATAATATATGTTGGAAAAGCAAAAAATCTAAAAAAGCGAATCAGTAGTTATTTTAGCAAAAAAAATCACGACACAAAAACTCAAAACTTGGTAAAATCTATTTTTGACATAGAATTTATTGTTACAAATAACGAAATTGAAGCATTGCTTTTAGAAAGCATTTTGATTAAAAAACACTCTCCCAAATATAATATAGATTTAAAGGACTCAAAAAATTATGCTTATATTTACATAAGCGAAGAGAATTTTCCAAGAATTGGGATATCAAGAAATAAATCAGAAAAAGGAAAGTTTTATGGGCCATTTATTTCTGCAAAGGAAAGAGATTATGTTCTTGATATTTTAAAAAAAACTTTTAAAATAAGGTCATGCAAAAATATGCAGAAACGACCATGTCTAAGGCACCATATAAAAAATTGTACTGCACCGTGTACGGGAAATATTGCGTCTAAAAAATACTTGGATCAGATAAAAAAGGCAGAATATATATTAAAAGGAAATATAGAATCTTTAATTTCAAAATTAAAAGATGAAATGATTATTAAATCAAAAAATCTCCAGTTTGAGGAAGCAATATTAATACGGGAAGAAATATCTGCTATTGAAAATCTGAAAACTAAGCAGAACATTAACAGGCAGAAAAATTATGATGAAGATATTATTGCATATATTGAAAAAGATGGGAATATCCATATTATTGTATTTAACGTGTTAAAAGGAACATTATATGATAAAAAATATTTTAAATTTGAATACGTAGAAAATTTCTTTGAAGAATTTTTAATACAATATTATTCCGAAAACCGCCCGCCTTCTGAAATAATAATTTCAGGTTTTCCAAAAGATTTTGAAGACTTTTCAAAGGAATACAATCCAAATGCACTTTTAGAATTTTTATCAAAAAAAAGGGAATCAAAAGTTTCATTTAAAGTACCTAAAAAGGGAGAAAAAAAAGAATTGTTAAATCTTGCAATGAAAAATCTTGAAATCTTGGTTTTAGGAAATGATTTAAAAGTTGAAGCCTTAAAAAACAAATTAATGCTAGAAAATCCTCCAAAAGTTATTGAATGTTTTGATATATCCCATCTTTCCGGAAATTTTACTGTTGCATCGATGGTGCAGTTTAGGGATGGAAAAGCGGACAAAAAAAATTACCGGAGATATAAAATTAAAACAGTTACTGGAATTGATGACTTTAAATCAATTTCTGAAGTTGTTTTTAGGCGCTACAGTAAATTATTAAAAGAAAATTCAAAAATGCCTGATTTAATAATCATTGATGGGGGAAAGGGCCAATTATCCTCTGCATTTTATGAATTAAAAAAGTTAAACTTAAAAATACCCGTAGTATCCATTGCAAAGAGGGAAGAAGAAATTTACGCTCCAGGAACTGAAAACGCCCTTCCAATAACCAAAAATGAAAAAGCGTCATTATTCATTCAGGAGATCCGTGATGAGGCACACCGGTTTGCAATAACATATAACAAACTTTTAAGGAAAAAGGATTTGATAAAATGA
- a CDS encoding CopG family ribbon-helix-helix protein, translating into MVNVERVSLSFPKFLLNELDNIVKSKNYSSRSELIRDAVRKYVLENNSLKSEGKVNGLITVVYEPSKEIMEEMSNIYFEYNEVIKSMNHSYVKTACNKNKKLESFVVEGDSKLISSFYVRVQNISGKIYDNILIF; encoded by the coding sequence ATGGTTAATGTAGAAAGGGTAAGCCTTTCTTTTCCAAAATTTTTATTAAATGAACTTGATAATATTGTAAAATCCAAAAATTATTCTAGTAGGAGTGAATTAATTAGGGATGCCGTTAGAAAATACGTACTTGAAAATAATTCTTTAAAGTCTGAAGGTAAAGTAAATGGACTTATTACTGTAGTTTATGAACCCTCAAAAGAAATAATGGAAGAAATGAGTAATATATATTTTGAGTATAACGAAGTAATAAAATCAATGAATCACTCTTACGTTAAAACAGCATGTAATAAGAATAAAAAACTAGAAAGTTTTGTTGTTGAAGGGGATTCAAAGTTAATTTCGAGTTTTTATGTAAGGGTTCAAAATATCAGCGGAAAAATTTACGACAATATACTTATTTTTTAA
- a CDS encoding cupin domain-containing protein codes for MIEKVSKFGNSNEKLVEMPVNTDDIQIRHVILPKGDFMPKHISNSNVNLVIVSGEMSITLEEQEQINYGEGTILSIPINTKMLIQNLNSDLLEFFVLKAPHPKKLGAPEEAIKC; via the coding sequence ATGATTGAAAAAGTTTCAAAATTTGGTAACTCAAATGAAAAATTAGTTGAAATGCCTGTAAATACGGACGATATTCAGATAAGGCATGTAATTTTACCAAAAGGGGATTTCATGCCAAAACACATTTCAAATTCAAATGTAAACTTGGTTATAGTAAGTGGGGAAATGTCAATCACGCTTGAAGAGCAAGAACAGATAAATTATGGGGAAGGAACAATATTAAGTATTCCAATAAACACCAAAATGCTGATACAAAACTTAAATTCTGATTTGTTGGAATTTTTTGTATTAAAAGCACCCCACCCAAAGAAATTAGGGGCTCCTGAAGAAGCAATAAAATGTTAA
- the uvrA gene encoding excinuclease ABC subunit UvrA: protein MKSIVIKGAREHNLKNISLNLPRNNLIVVTGVSGSGKSTIAFDTIYAEGQRRYVESLSAYARQFLGLMNKPDVDSIEGLSPAIAIQQKTTSKNPRSTVGTVTEIYDYLRLLYARIGIPHCPIHNIKIESQSPEKIAEKIEEEFFENTTILSPIVRQKKGTYQKLIKDLNSEGFTRVRVNGDIYRTDEEISLERYKKHDIEVVIDRLNPKDDRSRLVEACERAVGRSGGLIIISGYSKDQKPLERIYSTNLACPICGISFEELQPRMFSFNSPFGACEYCSGLGIKMEFDSELIIPDKTKCIADNAISLYRNFLDGYRSQQLASVANHFGFSVLTPIHDITKEQYDILMYGSPEKIHFKVTGSSGESEWTQNKPWEGLIPQSIRLYNETKSEYRRKELEKFMRVTLCPKCSGKRLKDKSLSVKIENNSIIDLTDLSISNLQKFFENLGLTDKEHEIAKQVIKEIKSRLKFLNDVGLGYLTLSRRSGTLSGGEAQRIRLATQIGSNLTGVLYVLDEPSIGLHQRDNQKLIETLKKLKSLDNTLVVVEHDEDTILNADYVVDMGPGAGVHGGEVVAVGTPLEISKNKDSLTGKYLSGELKIEIPKKRRNSKGNIKLSNCNQNNLKNVSVKIPTGVLSVITGVSGSGKSTLIYDNLYPALKEKIKSEEPVSGDFDIEDQLYETFHDKEKCNLEINAELDKVVVIDQSPIGRTPRSNPATYTKIFDKIREVFAETKEAKIKGYGPGRFSFNVKGGRCENCQGDGVIKIEMNFLPDVFVECEECKGARYNKETLEIKFKGISISDVLNMSVEEAILHFQNIPQISNKLKTLYDVGLGYIKLGQSSTTLSGGEAQRIKLTRELSKRATGKTIYLLDEPTTGLHFHDVKKLIDVINSLVEKGNTVVIIEHNLDVIKCADHIIDLGPEGGDFGGQIIAEGTPEEVSNCKKSHTGKFLKRIFENSK from the coding sequence ATGAAAAGCATCGTAATTAAAGGCGCTAGAGAGCATAATTTAAAAAATATTTCTTTAAATCTCCCAAGGAATAATTTAATCGTAGTAACGGGTGTTTCAGGCTCTGGAAAATCTACAATAGCTTTTGATACGATATATGCGGAAGGTCAAAGAAGATATGTTGAATCGCTTTCTGCATACGCTAGGCAGTTTTTAGGGCTCATGAATAAACCTGATGTAGATAGCATTGAAGGATTATCTCCTGCAATTGCAATACAGCAGAAAACAACCAGTAAAAATCCAAGAAGTACTGTTGGAACAGTTACTGAAATTTACGACTATTTAAGGTTGCTTTATGCAAGAATAGGCATCCCTCATTGCCCAATACATAATATAAAAATAGAATCACAAAGTCCTGAAAAAATCGCTGAAAAAATAGAAGAAGAGTTTTTTGAAAACACTACAATACTTTCCCCAATTGTACGGCAGAAGAAGGGAACGTATCAAAAACTAATTAAAGACCTAAATTCAGAAGGATTTACTCGTGTAAGAGTTAATGGAGATATTTATCGAACTGATGAAGAAATTAGTCTTGAAAGATATAAAAAACATGACATTGAAGTTGTAATTGACCGTTTAAATCCAAAAGATGACCGTTCAAGACTAGTTGAAGCATGCGAAAGAGCAGTTGGGCGTTCAGGGGGCCTAATAATTATATCTGGATATTCAAAAGACCAAAAGCCGTTAGAAAGAATTTATTCAACTAATTTAGCCTGTCCAATATGCGGAATTTCTTTTGAAGAGCTCCAGCCAAGAATGTTTTCATTTAACAGCCCTTTTGGAGCTTGTGAATACTGTAGTGGCCTTGGAATTAAGATGGAATTTGATTCAGAATTGATAATACCTGATAAAACAAAATGTATTGCGGATAATGCAATTTCACTTTATCGAAACTTTTTAGATGGTTATAGGTCACAACAACTTGCATCAGTTGCGAACCATTTTGGATTTAGCGTATTAACGCCCATACATGACATTACAAAAGAACAGTACGATATTTTAATGTATGGAAGTCCTGAAAAGATTCACTTTAAGGTAACTGGAAGTAGTGGTGAATCAGAATGGACACAAAATAAGCCATGGGAAGGGCTAATACCCCAGTCTATCCGCTTATATAATGAAACTAAGTCGGAATACCGTAGAAAAGAACTTGAAAAGTTCATGAGGGTAACATTGTGCCCTAAATGCAGTGGAAAACGTTTAAAAGATAAATCACTTTCAGTAAAAATTGAAAATAATTCCATAATTGATTTAACTGACCTTTCAATTTCCAATTTACAAAAATTCTTTGAAAATTTAGGTTTAACCGATAAAGAACACGAAATTGCAAAACAAGTAATTAAAGAAATTAAATCCCGGTTAAAATTCTTAAATGATGTAGGTTTAGGATATTTAACACTTTCTAGACGTTCTGGAACACTTTCTGGCGGGGAAGCACAGAGAATTCGGCTTGCAACACAAATTGGGTCAAATTTAACTGGAGTACTATATGTGTTAGATGAGCCTTCAATAGGCCTTCACCAGCGAGACAATCAAAAATTAATTGAAACACTTAAAAAACTAAAATCATTAGATAATACGCTCGTTGTTGTTGAACATGACGAAGATACAATACTTAATGCTGATTATGTAGTTGATATGGGCCCCGGTGCAGGGGTTCACGGTGGAGAAGTCGTTGCAGTCGGTACGCCTCTTGAAATATCAAAAAATAAAGATTCTTTAACTGGAAAATACCTTTCTGGCGAATTAAAAATTGAAATTCCAAAGAAAAGAAGAAATAGCAAGGGAAATATTAAGCTTTCAAACTGTAATCAAAACAACTTAAAAAATGTGTCGGTTAAAATTCCAACCGGCGTTTTATCGGTAATTACGGGAGTTTCCGGAAGTGGAAAATCTACCCTTATATATGATAATCTATATCCTGCCTTAAAAGAAAAAATAAAGTCTGAAGAACCAGTTTCAGGAGACTTTGACATTGAAGACCAGCTTTATGAAACATTTCATGATAAGGAAAAATGTAACCTTGAAATTAATGCAGAACTCGATAAAGTAGTTGTAATCGACCAAAGTCCGATTGGAAGAACCCCTAGGTCAAACCCTGCAACTTACACGAAAATATTTGATAAAATAAGGGAAGTTTTTGCGGAAACCAAAGAAGCAAAGATAAAAGGATACGGACCCGGCAGATTTTCTTTTAATGTAAAAGGCGGAAGATGTGAAAACTGTCAGGGGGATGGAGTCATAAAAATAGAAATGAATTTTTTACCCGATGTTTTTGTCGAGTGTGAGGAATGTAAAGGTGCAAGATACAATAAAGAAACATTGGAAATAAAATTCAAAGGCATATCAATTTCAGATGTGCTTAATATGAGCGTTGAAGAAGCCATTTTGCATTTTCAAAATATTCCACAAATCTCAAATAAATTAAAAACTCTTTATGATGTAGGACTTGGCTATATAAAATTGGGTCAGAGTTCAACAACACTTTCTGGCGGGGAAGCACAGAGAATAAAATTAACACGTGAGCTTTCAAAAAGAGCTACTGGAAAAACTATTTATTTGCTTGACGAACCAACTACCGGGCTTCATTTTCACGACGTCAAGAAATTAATTGATGTAATTAACAGCTTAGTTGAAAAAGGAAATACTGTAGTTATAATTGAACATAATTTGGATGTTATAAAGTGTGCGGATCATATAATTGACCTTGGGCCCGAAGGCGGGGATTTTGGGGGGCAGATAATTGCAGAAGGAACTCCTGAAGAAGTATCTAACTGTAAAAAAAGCCATACTGGAAAATTCTTAAAACGAATATTTGAAAATTCAAAATAA
- a CDS encoding MarR family transcriptional regulator: MASQDDILYEFYNNDGILSTDELKKISKIPKEESIRSISKTLNSLIHKKLIGKVKGPKNSTIYFLTNPYYFICDDDERILHEKNHCLNVIKKVMEHHDGCIVYERKNMVILKFNATYQIRNHLKLIKSVIDTFGNCLKYVLHDNYIIITGKTHLEIDMFNINLFLNEKKEHMFQKSLK; encoded by the coding sequence ATGGCATCCCAAGACGACATCCTCTATGAATTTTACAATAATGATGGAATACTTTCAACTGATGAATTAAAGAAAATTTCTAAAATACCAAAGGAGGAAAGTATTAGGAGCATTTCAAAAACATTGAATTCTTTAATTCATAAAAAATTAATTGGAAAAGTAAAGGGGCCTAAAAACAGCACTATCTATTTTCTTACAAATCCGTACTACTTCATATGTGACGACGATGAAAGAATCTTACATGAAAAAAATCACTGCTTAAATGTAATAAAGAAGGTTATGGAACATCATGATGGATGTATTGTTTACGAAAGAAAAAATATGGTCATACTAAAGTTTAATGCAACATACCAAATACGTAATCACTTAAAATTAATAAAATCAGTAATAGATACTTTTGGAAACTGTTTAAAGTATGTACTACATGATAATTACATCATAATAACTGGAAAAACGCATTTGGAAATAGATATGTTCAATATCAATCTTTTTTTAAATGAGAAAAAAGAACATATGTTTCAAAAAAGTTTAAAATAA
- the hcp gene encoding hydroxylamine reductase translates to MLCHQCQETIKGTGCTQMGVCGKKDNTANLQDVLIYTLKGIAYVSNKTGITNNEIDSHIVDSLFATITNVNFDDKYIIERIKKGLKLKNDLRTKCGCTPEKCGELPDFVTWDAKNDLEILEKAKSKEISLEIPENEDMRSLRKITLYGIKGLCAYLHHANVLGYNDEEIQKFIKKALIDISDDLKSPEELTALVLETGKYVVDTMALLDKANTESYGNPEITEVNIGVKNNHGILISGHDLKDLEQLLNQTKGTGIDVYTHSEMLPAHYYPAFKKYDNFVGNYGGSWYLQKTEFDSFNGPIVMTTNCLVPPADEYKNRVYVTGVVGYPDVKTIPVNEDGTKDFSKVIEHAKLCKPPKELETGKIVGGFAHNQVLALADKVIDAVKSGAIKKFVVMAGCDGRHKTREYYTDFAKKLPKDAVILTAGCAKYRYNKLDLGDIGGIPRILDAGQCNDCYSLAVIALKLKEAFGLNDVNELPIVYNIAWYEQKAVAVLLALLYLGIQNIHLGPTLPDFISPNVAKLLVEKFKLNGITTVNEDMNLLLE, encoded by the coding sequence ATGTTATGCCACCAATGTCAGGAAACGATCAAAGGTACTGGATGTACTCAAATGGGAGTATGTGGAAAAAAGGATAATACTGCAAACCTTCAAGATGTACTAATATACACTTTAAAAGGAATTGCATACGTTTCAAATAAAACCGGAATAACAAACAATGAAATAGATAGCCATATAGTAGATTCACTATTTGCCACAATTACAAACGTTAATTTCGACGATAAGTATATAATTGAAAGAATTAAAAAAGGTTTAAAACTTAAAAATGATTTAAGGACAAAATGTGGCTGTACCCCTGAAAAATGTGGGGAATTGCCTGATTTTGTAACTTGGGATGCAAAAAATGATTTAGAGATATTAGAAAAAGCAAAATCAAAAGAAATTTCACTAGAAATTCCCGAAAACGAAGATATGCGATCCCTTCGGAAAATTACATTATATGGTATAAAGGGGCTTTGTGCATATTTACACCATGCAAATGTTTTAGGATATAACGATGAAGAAATACAGAAATTTATAAAAAAAGCCCTAATTGATATTTCAGATGATTTAAAATCTCCTGAAGAACTAACTGCTCTTGTTTTAGAAACTGGAAAGTACGTTGTAGATACTATGGCGCTACTTGATAAAGCAAATACTGAATCATATGGAAATCCAGAAATTACTGAAGTAAATATTGGCGTTAAAAATAATCATGGAATTCTTATAAGTGGCCACGATTTAAAGGATTTAGAACAACTTTTGAACCAGACAAAAGGAACTGGGATTGATGTATATACTCATAGTGAAATGCTTCCGGCACATTATTACCCTGCATTTAAAAAATACGATAATTTTGTAGGAAATTATGGCGGTTCATGGTATTTACAAAAGACCGAGTTTGATTCTTTTAACGGGCCAATTGTAATGACTACAAACTGTTTAGTGCCTCCTGCAGACGAATATAAAAATAGGGTTTATGTAACAGGGGTTGTTGGATATCCTGATGTTAAAACCATACCTGTAAATGAAGACGGTACAAAAGACTTTTCAAAAGTCATAGAACATGCAAAATTATGTAAACCTCCAAAGGAGCTTGAAACCGGAAAAATTGTAGGGGGGTTTGCACATAATCAGGTTTTGGCATTGGCAGATAAGGTTATAGATGCGGTAAAGTCTGGAGCAATAAAAAAATTTGTAGTAATGGCAGGTTGTGATGGAAGACACAAGACTAGAGAATATTATACTGATTTTGCAAAAAAATTACCAAAAGATGCGGTTATATTGACAGCAGGATGTGCAAAATACCGGTATAATAAGCTTGATTTAGGCGATATTGGCGGAATTCCAAGAATACTTGATGCAGGACAGTGCAATGACTGTTATTCTTTAGCAGTAATTGCTCTTAAGTTAAAAGAAGCATTTGGTTTAAACGACGTAAATGAACTCCCAATTGTATATAATATTGCATGGTACGAGCAAAAGGCGGTAGCAGTGTTACTTGCACTCCTTTACTTAGGCATACAGAATATTCATTTGGGCCCTACACTACCTGACTTTATTTCGCCAAACGTTGCAAAGTTACTAGTTGAAAAATTCAAATTAAACGGAATAACGACTGTAAATGAAGACATGAATCTCTTATTAGAATAA
- a CDS encoding ATP-binding protein gives MGNFKIDIDIEKCLGFKECGLCISACEESIIIPDEKTGKVIVDKTREIHCDGLGACLDVCPVDALKVTGKENTHKGCKGHGMSCPSASEISFKRPEKRMETFNNKETESELLNWPIQLHLLSPNASYFKNADLIISADCVPFSYPYFHENLLKGKVLIIACPKLDETDEYASKIRQIVEKNNITNVTVAIMSVPCCNSLYTLVTQALSGLDVNITKKIISIDGNLIEHS, from the coding sequence TTGGGAAACTTTAAAATTGATATCGATATTGAAAAATGTCTTGGATTTAAAGAATGTGGATTATGTATTTCTGCTTGTGAAGAGAGCATAATTATCCCTGATGAAAAAACGGGTAAAGTTATAGTGGATAAAACTCGTGAAATACACTGTGATGGACTTGGGGCCTGTTTAGACGTATGTCCTGTTGATGCATTAAAAGTAACTGGAAAGGAAAATACCCATAAGGGCTGTAAAGGACATGGAATGTCATGCCCAAGTGCGTCTGAAATAAGTTTCAAACGGCCAGAAAAACGTATGGAAACATTTAATAATAAAGAAACAGAATCTGAACTTTTGAACTGGCCAATTCAGCTTCATCTTTTAAGTCCAAATGCTTCGTATTTTAAAAATGCGGATTTAATAATTTCAGCAGATTGCGTACCGTTTTCGTACCCTTATTTTCATGAAAACCTCTTAAAAGGGAAAGTTCTTATAATAGCCTGTCCAAAACTCGATGAAACTGATGAATACGCATCAAAAATAAGGCAAATCGTTGAAAAAAACAATATAACGAACGTAACTGTTGCAATAATGTCAGTGCCCTGTTGTAATTCGCTATATACTCTCGTAACACAGGCACTATCTGGTTTAGATGTAAACATTACTAAAAAAATTATTTCAATAGATGGTAACTTAATTGAACATTCTTAA
- a CDS encoding ACT domain-containing protein, whose protein sequence is MIIKQLSVFLENKSGRLKEVTEILDKEGINISALSIADTSDYGILRMVVSNPDDALTALKESMFSVSLTDVICICIPNKVGALSKTLDMLSKEDISIDYVYAFSMGDKALAILRTENIEKGIKVLKDHDTEVLDADEIYGI, encoded by the coding sequence ATGATTATAAAACAATTATCTGTGTTTTTGGAAAACAAATCTGGAAGATTAAAGGAAGTAACTGAGATTTTGGATAAAGAAGGGATAAATATATCTGCATTAAGTATTGCGGATACTTCAGACTACGGAATTTTAAGAATGGTTGTTTCAAACCCTGACGATGCATTAACTGCTTTAAAAGAAAGCATGTTTTCGGTAAGTCTGACTGACGTTATATGCATATGTATCCCAAATAAAGTAGGTGCACTATCAAAAACCCTTGATATGCTTTCAAAAGAAGATATAAGTATCGATTATGTCTATGCATTTTCAATGGGCGATAAAGCACTTGCAATTTTAAGAACTGAAAATATTGAAAAAGGAATTAAAGTTTTAAAAGATCACGATACTGAAGTATTAGATGCCGATGAGATATATGGCATTTAA
- the uvrB gene encoding excinuclease ABC subunit UvrB, with protein MSFPEFRLKSDFEPKGSQPSAIDKLVFDLTKNPENSKQTLLGVTGSGKTFTIANVIEKVKKPTLVIAHNKTLAAQLYNEFKEFFPENRVEYFVSYYDYYQPESYIPQKDQYIEKDAQINPKIEQMRLRASSAILSRRDVIIVASVSCIYGLGSPKLFKEMGFELKKGSKIKRAEIIEKLVDIQYERNDTELVSGRFRVKGDTIDIIPGYQDETIRLELFGDEIDRIYELDSKNMTKKHELASFYMYPAKHFVTTEESKKNAIKSILKELDEWLPHLEMLKANRLKQKTLYDIEMIEETGSCKGIENYSRHFENRGENEPAYCLLDYFPDDFLIVIDESHQTIPQIRGMYKGDRSRKKSLIDYGFRLPSAYDNRPLKFEEFKKYMNNVIFVSATPGEYELEKSNQIVEQIIRPTGLLDPKVEIRPIKGQVEDIINETEKMVKRGERVLITTLTKRLSEELTEYLAQKNVKARYLHSDIDTIERTEIIRNLRLGKFDCLVGINLLREGLDIPEVGFVGILDADKEGFLRNDKSLIQTIGRAARNANSKVVLYADKITDSIQKAVFETKRRRKIQEEYNIKHDITPKTIVKPIRDKVVDIVDIKHIPKSEIPNVIVELESEMYLAAEALEFERAIQIRDKIAKLKKKAGIEL; from the coding sequence ATGAGCTTTCCAGAATTTAGATTAAAATCAGATTTTGAGCCAAAGGGGTCTCAACCAAGTGCAATTGATAAACTTGTTTTTGATTTAACTAAAAATCCAGAAAATAGTAAGCAAACTCTTCTTGGAGTGACAGGTTCTGGAAAAACATTTACAATTGCAAATGTTATTGAAAAAGTTAAAAAACCAACTCTTGTAATTGCACATAATAAAACACTTGCAGCACAGCTCTACAATGAGTTTAAGGAATTCTTTCCTGAAAACCGTGTAGAATACTTTGTATCTTACTATGACTACTATCAACCTGAATCATATATTCCACAAAAAGATCAGTATATCGAAAAGGATGCACAAATAAACCCAAAAATTGAACAAATGAGGCTTCGTGCAAGTTCTGCTATTTTATCAAGGCGAGATGTAATTATAGTAGCATCTGTTTCCTGTATTTATGGCCTAGGTAGTCCAAAACTCTTTAAAGAAATGGGTTTTGAGTTAAAAAAAGGCAGTAAAATCAAACGAGCAGAAATTATTGAAAAATTAGTAGATATCCAATATGAGAGAAACGATACAGAACTTGTTTCTGGAAGATTTAGGGTAAAAGGGGATACAATAGATATTATTCCGGGATACCAAGATGAAACTATAAGACTTGAACTTTTTGGCGATGAAATTGATAGAATTTACGAGCTCGACTCAAAAAATATGACTAAAAAACATGAATTAGCTTCTTTTTATATGTATCCTGCAAAGCATTTTGTTACAACGGAAGAAAGTAAGAAAAATGCGATAAAATCTATTTTAAAAGAACTTGATGAATGGCTACCCCACCTTGAAATGCTAAAAGCAAACCGTTTAAAACAGAAAACATTATATGATATTGAAATGATTGAAGAAACGGGAAGCTGTAAGGGCATTGAAAACTATTCCCGACATTTTGAAAATAGGGGTGAAAATGAACCTGCTTATTGCCTTTTAGATTATTTTCCAGATGACTTTTTAATCGTAATTGATGAAAGCCATCAGACAATACCTCAAATTAGAGGGATGTATAAAGGAGACCGTTCACGAAAAAAATCTTTAATAGATTATGGGTTTAGACTCCCAAGTGCATACGATAACCGCCCTTTAAAATTTGAAGAATTTAAAAAATATATGAACAATGTAATTTTTGTGTCTGCAACTCCGGGTGAATATGAACTTGAAAAGTCAAATCAAATCGTTGAACAGATTATTAGGCCCACAGGATTACTTGACCCAAAAGTAGAAATTAGGCCTATTAAAGGACAAGTTGAAGACATTATAAATGAAACTGAAAAGATGGTAAAAAGAGGAGAAAGAGTCCTAATTACAACACTTACAAAACGGTTATCTGAGGAATTAACAGAATATTTGGCTCAAAAAAATGTAAAAGCAAGGTACTTACATTCTGACATTGATACAATTGAAAGAACGGAAATTATAAGAAATTTAAGACTTGGAAAATTTGATTGCCTTGTTGGGATAAATCTATTAAGAGAAGGACTTGACATTCCAGAAGTCGGTTTTGTAGGAATACTTGATGCAGATAAGGAGGGATTTTTAAGAAACGATAAAAGTTTGATTCAGACAATTGGCCGTGCTGCAAGAAATGCAAATTCAAAAGTCGTTCTTTATGCAGATAAAATTACTGATTCAATTCAAAAAGCAGTTTTTGAAACTAAAAGAAGGCGAAAAATTCAGGAAGAGTATAATATAAAGCATGATATTACTCCTAAAACAATTGTAAAGCCAATTAGAGATAAAGTAGTCGATATAGTGGATATAAAACACATTCCAAAATCTGAAATTCCAAATGTAATTGTAGAACTTGAATCTGAAATGTACCTTGCAGCAGAAGCACTGGAATTTGAAAGGGCAATCCAAATAAGGGATAAAATTGCAAAATTGAAGAAAAAGGCAGGTATTGAGCTTTAA